The following proteins come from a genomic window of Geomonas sp. RF6:
- a CDS encoding NADP-dependent oxidoreductase, producing the protein MKAVRFASYGGPEVLVQEEVPLPDPGPGEVLLRVHAAGVNPIDWKVRAGHLKESLRSQLPLIPGWDVSGVVEKVGIGMVGVTEGEEVYGMMNFSRDGAYAEYAVAAAEDLAPKPSSLDHVHAAAVPLAALTAWQGLFDVADLRPGQSVLIHGAAGGVGHFAVQFAKWKGAWVIGTSSSRNINVVGELGADELIDYEKAAFDEVLSDVDVVLDTQGGEIQRRSWPVIRTGGTLVSTVSLSVSNSAAERGVRGELMLVRPDANELAQIAALIDSGDVRPLVSNIIPLAEAARAQQLSQTGHVRGKIVLRVRE; encoded by the coding sequence ATGAAGGCTGTCCGCTTCGCATCATATGGTGGTCCGGAAGTTCTCGTGCAGGAGGAGGTCCCCCTGCCGGATCCCGGTCCTGGTGAAGTTCTGCTCCGCGTTCATGCTGCCGGGGTGAACCCCATTGACTGGAAGGTGCGCGCAGGCCACCTGAAGGAGTCGCTCCGGAGCCAGCTCCCCCTGATACCGGGGTGGGACGTCTCGGGGGTGGTGGAAAAGGTGGGGATCGGGATGGTGGGCGTGACGGAAGGGGAGGAGGTCTACGGCATGATGAACTTCTCCCGCGACGGGGCCTATGCGGAATATGCCGTTGCCGCGGCGGAGGATCTGGCGCCCAAACCGTCGTCGCTCGACCATGTGCACGCCGCTGCGGTGCCGCTCGCCGCGCTGACCGCCTGGCAGGGCCTTTTCGACGTGGCGGACCTGCGCCCCGGGCAGAGCGTCCTTATCCACGGCGCCGCCGGAGGGGTGGGGCATTTCGCCGTGCAGTTCGCCAAGTGGAAGGGAGCATGGGTTATCGGCACCTCGAGCTCGCGCAACATAAATGTGGTAGGGGAGCTCGGAGCGGATGAACTTATCGACTACGAGAAGGCCGCGTTTGACGAGGTTCTCAGCGACGTCGACGTGGTGCTCGATACGCAGGGGGGTGAGATCCAGCGGCGCTCCTGGCCGGTGATCAGGACCGGTGGCACCCTCGTTTCCACCGTCAGCCTCTCCGTCTCCAACTCCGCGGCGGAGCGCGGCGTACGTGGCGAGCTGATGCTGGTGCGCCCAGACGCGAACGAACTGGCTCAGATAGCCGCGCTCATCGACTCGGGAGATGTGAGGCCCCTGGTAAGCAACATCATCCCCCTCGCGGAAGCCGCCCGGGCGCAGCAGCTGAGCCAGACGGGGCATGTGCGCGGCAAGATCGTTTTGCGGGTGCGGGAATAG
- a CDS encoding ATP-binding protein, with protein MIAHLRKTPRKESFEIPPVHEEQILAEQVHQLYKVAPIGFLGTLFNSVIVFLIMRKVTPDGVMAIWLTAVLSVTGLRALLVVSFRRAQPHIDGALWEKRFVTTAGLVGLAWGSISYIPFTFSLPHQVFIAYVLGGMAAGASSTFAKVRYGFPAFAIPTILPFAIHFFFIGDAFHYGMAAMAFIYLLLLWYIAHNNYQVNRESLLLRFENQDMIKVLKEANEEVALLNEQLSEEIKGKQEAERELREHHRQLARTVEERTADLVRANEQLKVEIEERKEVEKALVESNERLVLAQRAGRIGVFDWDMVTGQVILTAELEELYGLQPGEFTRDYRSWSHLVDPADLAALEESIPLWIEKQAGQLCFQYRLIGPDGSMRWMAATVTIAYDAEGTALRMIGTNMDFSEMKEAQANLQAAKEAAEAGSRAKSQFLANMSHEMRTPLAGVLGMLKLVLDMEINSEQKELLGMARRSAESLLRLIEDVLDFSRLEAGVMKFEKKPFDISEVVRSAIEVVSLSARDRGIDLSWEVEKGLPHELEGDAGRVRQVLVNLLGNAVKFTEEGGVEVTVRPGDEESVLFAVRDTGVGIAPADIEGIFGNFTQIDSSLTRRYGGTGLGLALSRQIVESIGGRIWVESSAGVGSTFYFTIPLQP; from the coding sequence TTGATAGCGCATCTGCGAAAGACCCCGCGGAAAGAGAGCTTCGAGATCCCGCCTGTGCACGAGGAGCAGATACTCGCGGAGCAGGTCCACCAGCTCTACAAGGTCGCCCCTATCGGCTTTCTCGGCACCCTCTTCAACTCAGTCATCGTCTTCCTCATCATGAGAAAGGTCACTCCTGATGGAGTCATGGCGATCTGGCTGACGGCGGTCCTGTCCGTGACCGGTCTGCGGGCCCTCCTTGTCGTGTCATTTCGCCGGGCGCAGCCGCACATCGACGGGGCCCTGTGGGAGAAGCGCTTTGTCACCACCGCCGGCCTCGTCGGCCTCGCCTGGGGGAGCATCAGCTACATACCGTTCACCTTCTCCCTTCCGCACCAGGTCTTCATTGCCTACGTGCTGGGGGGAATGGCAGCTGGCGCATCCTCCACCTTCGCCAAAGTGCGCTACGGCTTTCCCGCCTTTGCGATCCCCACCATTCTGCCGTTCGCCATCCATTTCTTCTTCATCGGCGACGCCTTCCACTACGGAATGGCCGCGATGGCCTTCATCTACCTGTTGCTGCTGTGGTACATCGCCCACAACAACTACCAAGTCAACAGGGAATCCCTCCTTTTGCGCTTCGAGAACCAGGACATGATCAAGGTGCTGAAGGAGGCGAACGAGGAGGTTGCCCTGCTAAACGAGCAGCTCTCCGAGGAGATAAAGGGGAAGCAGGAGGCGGAAAGGGAGCTGAGGGAGCACCACCGGCAGCTCGCGCGCACGGTGGAGGAACGCACCGCCGATCTGGTGCGGGCAAACGAGCAGCTAAAGGTGGAGATAGAGGAGAGAAAGGAAGTCGAAAAAGCGCTGGTGGAGAGTAACGAGCGGCTGGTCCTGGCGCAGCGGGCGGGGCGGATCGGCGTCTTTGATTGGGACATGGTCACCGGGCAGGTGATCCTGACGGCGGAGCTGGAGGAATTGTACGGGCTTCAGCCGGGGGAGTTCACGAGAGACTACAGGTCCTGGTCACACCTGGTCGATCCTGCAGATCTTGCGGCTCTGGAGGAGTCGATCCCCCTCTGGATCGAGAAGCAGGCCGGGCAGCTCTGCTTCCAATACCGGCTCATCGGTCCCGACGGCAGCATGCGCTGGATGGCTGCGACAGTCACCATCGCCTACGACGCGGAGGGGACGGCGCTCAGGATGATCGGCACCAACATGGACTTTTCCGAGATGAAGGAGGCACAGGCGAACCTGCAGGCTGCGAAGGAGGCTGCTGAGGCTGGCAGCCGCGCGAAGAGCCAGTTCCTCGCCAACATGAGCCACGAGATGAGGACCCCCCTTGCCGGAGTGCTCGGGATGCTGAAACTCGTCCTGGACATGGAGATCAACAGCGAGCAAAAGGAGCTGCTGGGGATGGCACGGCGCTCGGCGGAGTCTCTGCTGCGACTCATCGAGGACGTACTCGACTTCTCCCGCCTGGAGGCGGGGGTGATGAAGTTCGAGAAGAAGCCTTTCGACATCTCCGAGGTGGTACGTTCGGCGATCGAGGTGGTAAGCCTCAGCGCCAGGGACCGCGGCATCGATCTTTCCTGGGAGGTCGAAAAGGGGTTGCCCCACGAGCTGGAGGGGGATGCCGGACGGGTACGGCAGGTCCTGGTGAATCTTCTGGGGAATGCGGTGAAATTCACCGAGGAGGGGGGAGTCGAGGTGACCGTCCGGCCGGGAGATGAAGAGAGCGTCCTTTTTGCAGTAAGGGACACCGGAGTCGGTATCGCCCCCGCGGACATCGAGGGGATCTTCGGCAACTTCACCCAGATCGATTCCTCCCTGACGAGGAGGTACGGCGGCACCGGCCTCGGCCTCGCCCTCTCGAGGCAGATAGTAGAGAGCATAGGGGGGCGCATCTGGGTGGAAAGCAGTGCCGGCGTAGGGAGCACCTTCTACTTCACCATCCCCCTGCAGCCGTGA
- a CDS encoding adenosylcobalamin-dependent ribonucleoside-diphosphate reductase, producing MMELTDNALAILKARYLLRDDRGEIIETPVEMFQRIARTVAASEKLFGNDPAPWQERFFALLSSLRFLPNSPAIMNAGKGGGQLAACFVLPVEDSMDSIFETLKNAALILQSGGGTGFSFSHLRPREDIVRSTGGIASGPVSFMKIYNTATDVVKQGGARRGANMGVLRVDHPDIMEFVRIKRDVHELENFNISVAVTDHFMEALRVGADYTLVNPRTGKGVRAIAARKVFNEIVACAWETGDPGIIFIDRMNRSNPTPLLGDFESTNPCGEQPLLPYEACVLGSLNLAKYVKRGDIDFPSLGEDVRTAVRFLDNTIEASVYPLPAISAMHKGNRKIGLGVMGWADLLILLGLPYNHHGSFELARNIMRFIRGAARMASADLAEERGVFPNFTGSIYDAPEMPRVRNATTTTIAPTGTLATIADCSSGIEPLFALAYKRLVLDTELTEMNRYFVKTAQKLGIYSESLMRDVMSRGSLAGIAAVPAEIAKIFRTALEIPPADHIEMQAAFQEYTDNAVSKTINLPPEATKEDVAGAYLLAYEKGVKGVTVFRYGGKKGTLVKFSDSDFDGPRSRQ from the coding sequence ATGATGGAACTGACCGACAACGCGCTCGCCATACTGAAGGCTCGCTATCTACTGCGGGACGACCGCGGAGAGATCATCGAGACGCCGGTGGAGATGTTCCAGCGCATCGCCCGCACGGTGGCGGCGTCGGAGAAGCTTTTCGGCAACGACCCGGCTCCGTGGCAGGAGAGATTCTTCGCACTCCTCTCCAGCTTGAGATTCCTCCCCAATTCCCCCGCCATCATGAATGCCGGGAAGGGGGGCGGGCAGCTCGCCGCCTGCTTCGTCCTCCCCGTCGAAGACTCGATGGACAGCATCTTCGAGACGCTGAAGAATGCCGCCCTCATCCTCCAAAGCGGCGGGGGTACAGGTTTTTCCTTCTCCCACCTGCGTCCGCGCGAGGACATCGTCCGCTCCACCGGAGGGATTGCCAGCGGCCCCGTTTCCTTCATGAAGATCTACAATACGGCTACCGACGTGGTAAAGCAGGGTGGCGCGCGTCGCGGCGCCAACATGGGGGTTCTGCGGGTAGACCACCCCGACATCATGGAGTTCGTGAGGATAAAGCGGGACGTTCACGAGCTGGAAAACTTCAACATATCGGTCGCCGTCACCGACCACTTCATGGAGGCGCTGCGGGTGGGTGCCGACTACACGCTGGTGAACCCGCGCACCGGAAAGGGAGTGCGCGCCATTGCTGCTCGAAAGGTGTTCAACGAGATCGTCGCCTGCGCCTGGGAAACCGGGGACCCCGGCATCATTTTCATCGATCGCATGAACAGGAGCAATCCGACGCCGCTTCTCGGGGATTTCGAGAGCACGAACCCCTGCGGCGAGCAGCCGCTTCTCCCGTATGAGGCGTGCGTCCTCGGCTCTCTCAACCTCGCGAAGTACGTGAAGCGCGGCGACATCGATTTTCCTTCGCTGGGGGAGGATGTACGGACGGCGGTCCGTTTCCTCGACAACACCATCGAGGCGAGCGTGTACCCTCTCCCCGCGATCTCGGCGATGCACAAGGGGAACCGGAAGATCGGTCTCGGCGTCATGGGGTGGGCGGATCTCCTCATTCTCCTCGGCCTCCCCTACAACCATCACGGCTCGTTCGAGCTCGCCCGCAACATCATGAGGTTCATCAGGGGCGCTGCCCGCATGGCTTCGGCGGATCTGGCAGAGGAGCGCGGCGTCTTTCCGAATTTCACCGGCTCCATCTACGATGCCCCGGAGATGCCGAGGGTGCGCAATGCCACCACCACGACCATCGCCCCCACCGGTACCCTTGCCACCATCGCCGACTGCTCCAGCGGGATTGAGCCGCTCTTTGCTCTTGCCTACAAGCGGCTTGTGCTCGACACGGAGCTCACGGAGATGAACCGCTACTTCGTGAAGACCGCCCAGAAACTCGGTATCTACTCTGAAAGCCTCATGCGTGACGTCATGAGTCGCGGGAGCCTTGCCGGAATTGCCGCAGTTCCAGCGGAGATCGCGAAGATATTCCGTACCGCCCTCGAAATTCCGCCGGCCGATCACATAGAGATGCAGGCCGCCTTCCAGGAGTACACGGACAATGCGGTGTCAAAGACCATCAACCTCCCTCCGGAAGCGACGAAGGAAGATGTGGCGGGGGCATATCTCCTGGCCTACGAGAAGGGGGTGAAAGGGGTCACCGTCTTTCGGTATGGCGGGAAGAAAGGGACGCTGGTGAAGTTTTCCGACAGCGATTTCGATGGCCCAAGGTCGCGCCAGTAG
- a CDS encoding NADH:flavin oxidoreductase/NADH oxidase, whose translation MPHLFEPLPLRSVTLPNRITVSPMCEYSSIDGFANDWHFVHLGSRAVGGAGLVMTEAAAVTPEGRISPQDLGVWRDEHMEVLGRIAHFIARRGSVPGVQIAHAGRKASTPPPWEGRNDTLGEDEGGWEIVAPSALAFDEESAVPRALTQEEISQAVAAFADAARRALHAGFRVVEIHAAHGYLIHQFLSPISNERTDSYGGSFENRTRLAREIVSAVRKVWPDELPLLMRVSCTDWFDGGWDLEQTVELVRQLGPLGVDLVDCSSGGTVPHAKIPIGPGYQTPFAEEIRRRTGMKTGAVGLITAPMQADHIVRTGQADIVLLARELLRDPYWPLKAARELRHVVAWPAQYLRAAPRDTPAYLPEPE comes from the coding sequence ATGCCACATCTTTTCGAGCCGCTTCCCCTGCGCAGCGTAACCCTTCCGAACCGCATCACCGTTTCCCCGATGTGCGAGTACTCCAGCATCGACGGATTTGCCAACGACTGGCACTTTGTCCATCTCGGCAGCCGCGCGGTAGGCGGCGCCGGGCTGGTGATGACCGAGGCCGCCGCCGTCACGCCGGAGGGGCGGATCAGTCCGCAGGACCTCGGCGTCTGGCGGGACGAGCACATGGAGGTCCTTGGCCGCATCGCCCACTTCATCGCCCGGCGCGGCAGCGTCCCCGGAGTCCAGATCGCGCATGCCGGACGGAAGGCGAGCACTCCTCCCCCCTGGGAAGGACGCAACGACACGCTTGGGGAGGATGAAGGGGGGTGGGAGATCGTGGCACCGAGTGCACTCGCATTCGACGAGGAGAGTGCAGTGCCGAGGGCACTCACGCAGGAGGAGATAAGCCAGGCGGTCGCCGCCTTTGCGGACGCGGCCAGGCGCGCACTGCACGCGGGATTCAGGGTGGTGGAGATACATGCCGCACACGGCTACCTCATTCACCAGTTTCTTTCCCCGATCAGCAACGAGCGCACCGACAGCTACGGCGGAAGCTTCGAGAACCGCACGCGCCTGGCGCGGGAGATCGTGTCGGCGGTACGGAAGGTCTGGCCGGACGAGCTGCCACTCCTGATGAGGGTCTCCTGTACCGACTGGTTTGACGGGGGATGGGATCTGGAGCAGACGGTGGAACTGGTGCGTCAGCTTGGGCCGCTCGGTGTTGATCTGGTGGACTGCTCCTCCGGCGGAACGGTTCCCCACGCAAAGATCCCGATCGGGCCGGGGTACCAGACGCCGTTCGCGGAAGAGATCAGGCGCCGGACCGGGATGAAGACGGGAGCGGTGGGGCTGATAACTGCGCCGATGCAGGCCGACCACATCGTGCGCACCGGGCAGGCCGACATCGTGCTTCTCGCCCGGGAACTGCTGCGCGACCCCTACTGGCCTCTGAAGGCCGCCCGGGAGTTGCGCCACGTTGTGGCGTGGCCGGCCCAGTATCTGCGTGCCGCCCCGCGCGACACACCGGCGTATTTGCCGGAGCCGGAGTGA
- a CDS encoding phosphoenolpyruvate carboxylase, with protein sequence MAQMVTRWESDKLQRDLGYLMSCLGEMFSDLGEEHIASSLPWKGVGAAVSDDFRLVRAWSIAFQLRNMVEENLSVQLRRARETEEGLAAAPGLWGQVLEQLKGQGVPDEQIAAELGEIRVEPVLTAHPTEAKRASVLRHLRELYLLLVKLENSVWTPAEREDIREEVIAVLERLWRTGEIYLEKPQVMDELAGIIYYLREIFPQVVQILDRRLRHAWREAGLKGKFSAAAGHLPKLSFSTWVGGDRDGHPLITPEVTEQTLKELRLNALSLIDGQLTTLGTRLSINNRLLPPPPRLQERLEEMMCELRARGAEVVSQTPDQPWRQMVNLMKAKLPIDDSGTSQVLATSGEARYGKAEELAGDLRLLRDALVEVGALRMARADMVPVLRTVEVFGFHLASLDIRQNSRYHDRAVEQLMAAAGMEDCRFSEWGEERRLAFLNSELSSPRPFAHNDGRPGEEAEKVIDCYRVLAAHIRDYGAAGLGSLIVSMTRSVSDLLVVYLLAREARLTVATPQGQACLLPVVPLFETIDDLAGSARILNDFLEHPMTRRTLAHLCGEKPVQQVMVGYSDSNKDGGLMASLWGLYRSQEAMMETGRRLGVRIRFFHGRGGTISRGAGPTSRFLRGLPSGAVGGDLRLTEQGEVIAQKYSNPMNAAYNLELLLAGTAGVSVGQKGQPRESSPLEPVMDRLAARSREAYEELVKTEGFINFFREATPIDVIECSSIGSRPSRRTGCATLADLRAIPWVFSWSQARYYLSGWFGMGTALESLLNEDPVAFAELARISRSWTPLRYIIGNVATSIATASPEVMCAYAGLVQDPGVRDRFLSTIREEYDLTTSVLEEIYGGRLSERRAVVHAALARREEALMVLHRRQIGMLRQWRETPPDEEGSDELLFRLLETVNAIAAGLGTTG encoded by the coding sequence ATGGCTCAAATGGTTACCCGCTGGGAATCGGACAAGCTGCAGCGCGATCTGGGTTATCTCATGTCCTGCCTGGGCGAGATGTTCAGCGACCTCGGCGAGGAGCATATCGCCTCCAGCCTCCCATGGAAAGGGGTGGGGGCGGCCGTCTCCGACGACTTTCGCCTTGTGCGCGCCTGGTCCATCGCGTTCCAGCTGCGCAACATGGTGGAGGAGAACCTTTCGGTGCAGCTGCGCCGGGCCCGCGAGACGGAGGAGGGGCTGGCAGCGGCGCCGGGGCTTTGGGGGCAGGTGCTGGAACAGCTGAAGGGGCAGGGTGTCCCCGACGAGCAGATCGCCGCGGAGCTGGGGGAGATCCGGGTGGAGCCGGTCCTTACCGCTCATCCCACCGAGGCGAAGCGGGCCTCGGTGCTGAGGCACCTGCGGGAGCTGTACCTTCTCCTCGTGAAGCTGGAGAACTCCGTCTGGACGCCGGCCGAGCGGGAAGATATACGCGAGGAGGTCATCGCCGTGCTGGAGAGGCTCTGGCGCACGGGGGAGATCTACCTCGAGAAGCCCCAGGTCATGGACGAGTTGGCGGGGATCATCTATTACCTCCGTGAGATCTTTCCCCAGGTGGTGCAGATCCTCGACCGGCGCCTGCGTCATGCGTGGCGTGAGGCGGGGCTGAAGGGGAAATTTTCTGCCGCCGCCGGGCACCTCCCGAAACTTTCCTTCAGCACCTGGGTGGGGGGGGACCGGGACGGCCACCCGCTGATTACCCCGGAGGTGACGGAACAGACGCTGAAAGAGCTGAGGCTGAATGCCCTCTCCCTCATCGACGGCCAGCTCACCACCCTCGGCACCCGTCTCAGTATCAACAACCGTCTCCTCCCGCCGCCCCCAAGGCTGCAGGAGCGCCTGGAAGAGATGATGTGCGAGCTGCGTGCGCGCGGCGCGGAGGTCGTCTCCCAGACGCCGGACCAGCCGTGGCGGCAGATGGTCAACCTGATGAAGGCGAAGCTCCCGATAGACGACTCCGGGACGAGCCAGGTGCTCGCCACCTCCGGGGAGGCGCGCTACGGCAAGGCGGAGGAGCTGGCGGGAGACTTGCGTCTCCTGCGCGATGCCCTCGTCGAGGTCGGGGCCCTGCGGATGGCGCGCGCGGACATGGTGCCGGTGTTGCGAACGGTGGAGGTTTTCGGGTTTCACCTCGCCTCCCTGGACATCCGGCAAAACAGCCGTTACCACGATCGCGCCGTCGAGCAGCTCATGGCGGCGGCGGGGATGGAGGATTGCCGCTTCTCGGAATGGGGGGAGGAGCGCCGGCTCGCCTTCCTGAACAGCGAGCTCTCGTCGCCGCGCCCCTTCGCGCACAACGACGGGCGTCCCGGTGAGGAGGCGGAGAAGGTGATCGACTGCTACCGGGTCCTTGCCGCCCACATCCGCGATTACGGCGCTGCCGGCCTTGGCTCCCTCATTGTGAGTATGACCCGCAGCGTCTCCGACCTTCTCGTGGTCTATCTCCTCGCCCGTGAGGCGCGACTTACCGTCGCCACGCCGCAGGGTCAGGCATGCCTCCTGCCTGTAGTGCCCCTCTTCGAGACGATCGACGACCTCGCCGGCAGCGCCCGGATCCTGAACGACTTCCTGGAGCACCCGATGACCAGGCGCACCCTTGCCCACCTCTGCGGGGAGAAGCCGGTGCAACAGGTCATGGTCGGTTACAGCGACAGCAACAAGGACGGGGGACTCATGGCCAGTCTCTGGGGGCTCTACCGCAGCCAGGAGGCGATGATGGAGACCGGGAGGCGGCTCGGCGTGCGCATCCGATTCTTCCACGGGCGCGGCGGCACCATAAGCCGGGGGGCGGGCCCCACCAGCCGCTTTCTCAGGGGGCTGCCGAGCGGCGCGGTCGGCGGCGACCTGCGTCTCACGGAACAGGGGGAGGTCATAGCGCAGAAGTACTCAAACCCCATGAACGCCGCCTACAACCTGGAACTGCTCCTGGCCGGAACCGCCGGGGTAAGTGTCGGGCAGAAGGGGCAGCCGAGGGAGAGCTCTCCCCTGGAGCCGGTCATGGACAGGCTGGCGGCGAGGAGCCGCGAGGCGTACGAAGAGCTGGTGAAGACGGAAGGCTTTATCAACTTCTTCCGTGAAGCGACGCCGATAGACGTGATCGAGTGCAGCAGCATCGGCTCCCGCCCGTCCCGCCGTACCGGCTGCGCTACCCTGGCGGATCTGCGCGCCATACCGTGGGTCTTCAGCTGGAGCCAGGCCCGCTACTACCTTTCGGGATGGTTCGGTATGGGGACGGCGCTCGAATCGCTCCTCAATGAAGATCCGGTAGCTTTCGCCGAGCTTGCCCGCATCAGCAGGTCGTGGACCCCTCTGCGCTACATCATCGGCAATGTCGCCACGAGCATCGCCACCGCCAGTCCGGAGGTGATGTGCGCCTATGCCGGTCTGGTGCAGGACCCGGGGGTGCGGGACCGCTTCCTCTCCACCATACGGGAGGAGTACGATCTCACCACCAGCGTGCTGGAGGAGATTTACGGAGGGCGGCTTTCCGAGCGTCGCGCCGTCGTTCACGCGGCGCTGGCAAGGCGCGAGGAGGCGCTGATGGTGCTCCATCGGCGACAGATCGGGATGCTGCGGCAGTGGCGGGAGACCCCTCCCGACGAGGAGGGATCGGACGAGCTTCTCTTCCGGCTGCTGGAGACGGTAAATGCCATAGCGGCAGGGCTGGGGACGACGGGGTAG
- a CDS encoding ABC1 kinase family protein gives MSSIRLLVRLYHPLRIYTVFRVLLTVFLLIRRRPSWLGMYPLAPAPLVSAIEELGPSFIKLAQVLATRADFFDTTYLEALRQLHDQLPPMSTADFRAVFGRAFRGAECFATFEERPIACASIGQVHRAILLTGEQVAVKLRRNRVERVVREDIRLLGWFLAILHPLFAEYTRNSIEAVLSAFSRTIVQEVDMQVEVANLERFRQTYPNSGVRFPVPYRAYSSPDALVMSYEEGIRFDDREELARLQVPFDTLMEKLVLFYTEQMLVKGFFHADPHPGNLLVTLDGDLVLLDFGMVSRIPQGTRLAMINTVKAAYERDFDLLVQATRKLGIITDTVPQDQLAGLAEDIFHIFDNEHLSATSMQELAFGVMDTMKDYPFKLPQEIIYVMRASSIIEGLGTSYIENFNGIKDILPILKANLGRALGEGNDLWGMVGHEIRQLPLTLVKARHLVDTMHQGELFIRVAEEDRRELLRPLHRWVLHLSWTALLVALAFYLQRMESTPAQWLSVGCLVAAALRLVWWRRTL, from the coding sequence GTGAGCAGCATCCGCCTCCTTGTCCGGCTTTACCACCCGCTTCGGATCTACACGGTATTCCGTGTCCTCCTGACGGTCTTCCTGCTGATCCGCAGGCGCCCCAGCTGGCTGGGGATGTACCCCTTGGCGCCGGCGCCGCTCGTTTCGGCCATCGAGGAACTGGGTCCGAGCTTCATAAAGCTCGCCCAGGTCCTCGCCACTCGTGCCGACTTCTTCGACACAACCTACCTCGAGGCGCTGCGCCAGCTTCACGACCAGCTGCCGCCCATGAGTACTGCGGACTTCCGTGCCGTCTTCGGACGAGCTTTCCGCGGCGCGGAATGCTTCGCCACCTTCGAGGAGAGACCGATAGCCTGCGCCTCCATCGGGCAGGTCCACCGGGCGATACTTCTGACGGGGGAGCAGGTGGCCGTGAAGCTGCGCCGCAACCGCGTCGAGCGCGTGGTCCGGGAGGACATCCGTCTCCTGGGGTGGTTTCTGGCGATCCTGCACCCCCTTTTCGCGGAGTACACCCGCAACTCCATCGAGGCGGTCCTCTCCGCCTTCAGCCGCACCATCGTCCAGGAAGTGGACATGCAGGTGGAGGTGGCAAACCTTGAGCGCTTCCGCCAGACCTATCCCAACTCCGGTGTCCGTTTTCCCGTCCCCTATCGCGCCTATTCCTCTCCCGATGCACTGGTAATGAGCTACGAGGAGGGGATTCGCTTCGACGACCGTGAGGAGCTGGCGCGTCTGCAGGTTCCCTTCGACACCCTCATGGAGAAGCTCGTCCTCTTCTACACGGAGCAGATGCTGGTGAAGGGGTTCTTCCACGCCGACCCTCACCCCGGAAACCTCCTGGTGACGCTGGACGGCGATCTGGTCCTCCTCGACTTCGGAATGGTGAGCCGCATACCGCAGGGGACGCGCCTCGCCATGATCAACACGGTGAAGGCGGCGTACGAGCGCGACTTCGATCTGCTGGTGCAGGCGACGCGAAAGCTCGGGATCATCACCGACACCGTGCCGCAGGACCAGCTCGCCGGCCTCGCCGAAGACATCTTCCACATCTTCGACAACGAGCATCTCAGTGCCACCTCCATGCAGGAACTCGCCTTCGGCGTCATGGACACCATGAAGGACTACCCCTTCAAGCTCCCGCAGGAAATAATCTACGTGATGCGTGCGAGCTCCATCATCGAGGGGCTCGGCACGAGCTATATCGAGAACTTCAACGGCATAAAGGACATCCTGCCGATCCTCAAGGCGAACCTCGGGCGGGCGCTGGGGGAGGGGAACGACCTCTGGGGGATGGTGGGGCACGAAATCAGGCAGCTTCCGCTGACGCTGGTAAAGGCGAGGCACCTCGTCGACACCATGCACCAGGGGGAGCTCTTCATCCGTGTCGCCGAGGAGGACCGCAGGGAGCTCCTGCGCCCCCTGCACCGCTGGGTGCTGCATCTTTCCTGGACGGCGCTGCTGGTAGCGCTCGCCTTCTACCTGCAGCGGATGGAGTCGACCCCGGCGCAATGGCTTTCCGTCGGCTGCCTTGTCGCGGCTGCCCTGCGGCTGGTATGGTGGCGCAGGACACTGTAG
- a CDS encoding response regulator yields the protein MRMLIVEDDATMQHLMATIMSRQGISCAVVNDGQSAVEAWEREGFDVIFMDIQMPVLDGLEATRIIRRREAGRGGHTIIIATTAFATDADREMCLKAGMDDYMSKPIDLEKLFALVDKHRELHNPSLH from the coding sequence ATGCGGATGCTGATTGTGGAAGACGACGCTACCATGCAGCACCTGATGGCCACCATCATGTCGCGCCAGGGGATCAGCTGCGCCGTCGTCAACGACGGCCAGAGCGCGGTGGAGGCATGGGAACGGGAGGGGTTCGACGTCATCTTCATGGACATCCAGATGCCGGTGCTGGACGGGCTCGAGGCAACGCGCATTATCAGAAGAAGGGAAGCCGGGCGAGGGGGACATACCATCATCATCGCCACGACAGCCTTCGCCACCGATGCCGACCGCGAGATGTGCCTGAAGGCGGGGATGGACGACTACATGTCAAAGCCGATCGACCTGGAAAAGCTCTTTGCTCTTGTGGACAAGCATCGTGAGCTGCACAACCCTTCCCTGCACTGA